One part of the Neodiprion virginianus isolate iyNeoVirg1 chromosome 3, iyNeoVirg1.1, whole genome shotgun sequence genome encodes these proteins:
- the LOC124299920 gene encoding ribonuclease P protein subunit p21 isoform X1 gives MPRSIPLALRKGCRVADNCSAQCHVQAINVKLCQGKDVLERMNYLYQASYLMAIQSKNPVAASYYGNIMLRCAKKAVLRMSPDIKRTICKCCQLPLIPGDTARVRLISKPMKMVKWTCLTCGATRKFPTKKGYKLWADQPEALVELFDYTFKQSVDGVNKYNSRNNDATKSSSPPVDGNILCTTENYGNSFPLTEENNVLDIKSNKAR, from the exons ATGCCGAGGTCAATTCCGTTGGCCTTGCGGAAAGGCTGCAGAGTTGCAGATAACTGCTCGGCTCAATGCCACGTCCAAG CAATAAATGTGAAGCTATGCCAGGGAAAAGATGTTTTGGAGAGAATGAATTATTTGTATCAG GCTAGTTATTTAATGGCGATACAGTCCAAGAATCCAGTCGCTGCTTCGTACTACGGTAACATAATGCTTAGATGTGCTAAAAAAGCTGTTCTTCGAAT GAGTCCAGATATAAAGAGAACAATCTGTAAGTGTTGTCAGTTGCCTCTGATACCAGGGGACACGGCTAGAGTACGATTGATCTCAAAACCCATGAAAATGGTCAAATGGACGTGTCTTACCTGTGGCGCTACCAGAAAATTCCCTACCAAGAAGGGATATAAATTATGGGCAGATCAACCAGAAGCTTTAGTTGAACTGTTTGACTATACATTCAAACAAAGTGTTGAtggtgtaaataaatataacagcCGAAACAATGATGCGACAAAATCAAGTTCTCCACCTGTAGATGGTAATATTCTATGCACTACAGAAAATTACGGAAATAGTTttccgttgactgaagaaaacaATGTTCTCGATATAAAAAGTAATAAGGCAAGATAA
- the LOC124299920 gene encoding ribonuclease P protein subunit rpr2 isoform X2 has protein sequence MSSNAINVKLCQGKDVLERMNYLYQASYLMAIQSKNPVAASYYGNIMLRCAKKAVLRMSPDIKRTICKCCQLPLIPGDTARVRLISKPMKMVKWTCLTCGATRKFPTKKGYKLWADQPEALVELFDYTFKQSVDGVNKYNSRNNDATKSSSPPVDGNILCTTENYGNSFPLTEENNVLDIKSNKAR, from the exons ATGTCATCAAATG CAATAAATGTGAAGCTATGCCAGGGAAAAGATGTTTTGGAGAGAATGAATTATTTGTATCAG GCTAGTTATTTAATGGCGATACAGTCCAAGAATCCAGTCGCTGCTTCGTACTACGGTAACATAATGCTTAGATGTGCTAAAAAAGCTGTTCTTCGAAT GAGTCCAGATATAAAGAGAACAATCTGTAAGTGTTGTCAGTTGCCTCTGATACCAGGGGACACGGCTAGAGTACGATTGATCTCAAAACCCATGAAAATGGTCAAATGGACGTGTCTTACCTGTGGCGCTACCAGAAAATTCCCTACCAAGAAGGGATATAAATTATGGGCAGATCAACCAGAAGCTTTAGTTGAACTGTTTGACTATACATTCAAACAAAGTGTTGAtggtgtaaataaatataacagcCGAAACAATGATGCGACAAAATCAAGTTCTCCACCTGTAGATGGTAATATTCTATGCACTACAGAAAATTACGGAAATAGTTttccgttgactgaagaaaacaATGTTCTCGATATAAAAAGTAATAAGGCAAGATAA
- the LOC124299919 gene encoding cadherin-87A, producing MCAQTQHAWLGHSFMLKATLCSFQMFAVSNVLAVLLVSSFAVGSNVNEPPVLEAGGYPTGLPLSEATPVGSQVFVLKGHDPENSPVKYGIQLTDKFSVDPKTGIMTLAKPLDREENDTVRFRVTLEDEVPEGQQPNIVGVDAYVIVLDENDNPPRFLNVPYEAVAAEDTPPGSTILPGIRITDPDLLGDNIELSCIPQPQFPDACQKFSIVDVEKSENTYVGALVLQQPLDYRERPFYQLLLMASDGTNNSTTGVEIKVADIQNSPPEFLDSLTGVVQEDDPIGTLVMTVKARDGDRGMPRKVIYELVTNPFDYFLLDADTGELRTAKPLDREALADSTGVLTLVVKAREVIDGVPGSDNLTVSSAEATVTIKDVNDEPPSFNRREYNIEIPENVPDGTPLPHLDMTVKDPDVGTNSVFSLRLEDITGAFTVEPAMATGSTAVNIRVTNGSLDYENPNQRKFIILVIAEEVHTEPKLSSTATVTVSITDANDNAPSFNSPTYTALVSETAIPGTPVTTISAKDRDSGQFGTAGIIYQLLGQGAEHFSVDNKTGAITVAPCPTPGTAPCLDYETQTEYFLTYKATDDDGKGQTTSVSLRVGLTDANDSPPQFLQQKYRAVIDEGAEKFEPELKVQARDKDKTSKISYTIVGGNEYDLFAIDTDTGEIKIAHKGPLDVTNTTHDWIALSVQASDSTFTDTAIVNITVRDVNNNAPQFAEDLYTASIPEVSPIGTVIEEMVATDGDSGVNAELVYRIQKGAFDDFTINNASGIVTVSKKLDFDTRNTYHIEIIALDKGTPSLTGTTTLMVNVENSNDKPPYFTPETQRAEVTEDTAVGTVFAMLKAHDPDSSNEDALNFAVSGPITAIDRNGQQVSDNTTFKEFFAIDRKTGQVSVVRPLDRDIAATVSIPIIVTDTTAPALQQGKGTLVITIIDVNHLAPEFAKPWTNVNPQYKIEMQEEQPTGAVVGAFTATDGDSNIAGYAIVPPSPYFTIDNVTGIVRTTQVIDYEETKQLSFTVVAYDSGVPQLSSSAKVIVTIINVNDQDPKFDKDSYSITIKENSPPGTHVTVVKATDGDEGLFGQVSYSLVGDHAADFNIGHETGEITVGSATVLDREMTPEITIRVMASDGAPLNTRRTASVPVHIKLLDVNDNRPIFSQHAYRASVAENLSVNPPAPILQVRAADPDEGENGEVFYTIINGNENNSFTLNPETGILYPAAALLGRAGSYRIEVEARDGAGHGPHSDRCYIDVRVIPVNQHKPEFIMPELPNATVEVPENAGVPNYLVMTVKASDRDPGENGRVSYHLKVGNKNVQETEEFAIDQETGELRAKIILDREVKNKFELVLVAVDHGSPTTYETLRLLTVLLVDTNDNVPEFSGENNYNFQIMENRPKDYLIGKVVAEDKDEGRHARVYYYILSGNEGNSFYMDKSDGSIYSNKSFDREKKDNYLLSILAANDPDIYVGPQDAVHLMTHPAYGHANVTITVLDENDNPPIFERENYYAGINSMANINDFVAKVTASDPDLGENGTLFYYIASANLYKFGSEKPSGSIVPSPFNVTQDGKVVASGYMAEYNQDRFIVEVIAKETTAPERYARTRVHVWVFEAAQLIRVILSRPPEEVNREKDEIVTQLSNATQSRVVVDDIRYHVDASGHIRREWCDMYLHVVDTSQSIAAVPDVLKVIDAKYDSLQEYYAGFAIENVVPAYVGVQEEPFDPALAALIALLVVLVVGAVTVIVVCCCLRHWVITVPNDLRKKDALIKKQIIDELNTTENPLWIEQKLKLYEEQELTMQVFSEPEGGLGTERRGSGVSVGMGDTSQDNTYATIQHPLPPNRHRPTTPDYTTLPGNHNLYESAMGFQGSTFQPTPTPQLTLDRDGQPQFVSGLM from the exons GAAAATGACACGGTACGGTTCAGAGTCACGCTGGAAGACGAAGTACCCGAGGGCCAACAACCGAACATAGTCGGCGTTGATGCGTACGTGATTGTCCTGGATGAGAATGACAATCCACCTCGTTTCCTGAACGTCCCCTACGAGGCAGTGGCTGCCGAGGACACCCCTCCAGGATCTACCATTCTCCCGGGTATCCGGATCACCGATCCTGACTTACTGGGAGACAACATTGAGCTGTCATGCATACCCCAGCCACAA TTTCCGGACGCCTGCCAAAAGTTTTCCATCGTAGACGTAGAAAAAAGCGAGAACACGTATGTCGGTGCCTTGGTTCTACAGCAGCCTTTGGACTACAGGGAAAGACCATTTTACCAGCTGCTGCTAATGGCCAGT GACGGTACAAATAACAGCACGACCGGGGTGGAAATTAAAGTTGCCGACATTCAAAACAGCCCGCCGGAATTTCTTGATTCCTTGACCGGAGTTGTGCAAGAAGATGACCCTATCGGAACTCTCGTTATGACCGTAAAAGCAAGGGACGGGGATCGTGGAATGCCGAGAAAGGTCATCTACGAGCTGGTCACCA ATCCGTTCGACTATTTCCTGCTGGATGCTGACACTGGTGAACTCAGAACAGCAAAACCTTTGGATCGAGAAGCGCTAGCCGATTCAACCGGAGTTCTAACTTTGGTAGTTAAAGCACGCGAAGTAATCGACGGAGTTCCAGGATCTGATAATTTAACGGTTTCGAGTGCTGAAGCCACCGTTACAATCAAAGATGTGAATGACGAGCCACCGTCGTTTAATCGAAGAGAGTATAACATAGAAATACCTGAGAATGTTCCCGACGGAACTCCGTTGCCACACCTTGATATGACCGTCAAAGATCCCGACGTG GGCACCAACTCTGTGTTTTCGCTGAGACTGGAAGACATTACTGGAGCTTTTACGGTGGAACCTGCAATGGCAACAGGAAGCACTGCTGTTAATATTCGAGTAACAAATGGTTCCCTTGATTACGAAAATCCTAATCAACGAAAATTCATCATTCTG GTGATTGCCGAAGAAGTACACACCGAACCAAAACTTTCGTCAACAGCAACAGTGACGGTTAGCATTACAGACGCAAACGATAACGCACCTTCGTTCAACAGCCCTACATATACAGCTTTAGTGTCTGAGACGGCTATTCCTGGTACGCCAGTGACAACCATAAGTGCTAAAGATCGTGACAGTGGACA ATTCGGGACTGCAGGCATAATTTATCAGCTTCTTGGACAAGGTGCTGAACACTTTTCCGTCGACAATAAAACTGGAGCCATAACTGTCGCCCCGTGCCCCACACCTGGAACTGCACCGTGCTTAGACTATGAGACACAAACTGAGTACTTCCTGACATATAAG gCAACCGATGATGACGGAAAAGGTCAAACAACAAGTGTTTCGTTGCGTGTCGGTTTAACAGATGCAAATGATAGCCCACCACAATTTCTTCAGCAGAAGTATCGCGCGGTTATAGACGAGGGTgccgaaaaatttgaaccggAGCTCAAAGTGCAA GCACGTGACAAGGACAAGACGTCAAAAATCAGCTATACCATAGTAGGCGGAAATGAATACGATTTGTTCGCAATTGATACAGATACGGGTGAAATAAAGATCGCTCATAAAGGACCACTTGACGTCACCAATACAACGCACGATTGGATTGCACTGTCGGTCCAAGCAAGCGATAGCACATTTACAGATACAGCAATCGTTAACATTACCGTTCGTGATGTAAACAATAATGCGCCTCAATTTGCTGAAGATCTATATACAGCCAGCATACCAGAAGTATCTCCGATTG GAACTGTTATTGAAGAAATGGTCGCAACAGATGGTGACAGTGGAGTCAATGCGGAACTAGTTTACAGAATTCAAAAAGGTGCATTTGACGATTTCACAATCAATAATGCGAGCGGAATTGTTACTGTCTCAAAGAAGCTGGATTTTGATACCAGAAACACCTATCACATCGAAATTATTGCTTTGGACAAAG GCACACCAAGCTTGACTGGCACTACTACGTTGATGGTCAACGTTGAAAACAGCAATGATAAACCACCGTACTTTACCCCAGAAACTCAGAGAGCAGAGGTGACAGAAGATACAGCAGTAGGGACAGTATTTGCCATGCTAAAGGCTCATGATCCTGACAGTAGTAATGAAGATGCGCTGAACTTTGCTGTTTCTGGGCCAATCACAGCCATTGATAGAAACGGCCAGCAAGTTTCTGATAACACGACTTTCAAG GAATTTTTCGCTATCGATAGGAAAACTGGTCAAGTTTCCGTAGTCAGACCACTCGATCGAGATATAGCTGCCACTGTCAGTATACCTATCATTGTAACGGATACAACTGCACCAGCCCTACAACAAGGCAAAG GAACTTTGGTGATCACGATTATTGACGTTAATCATTTGGCCCCTGAATTTGCAAAACCATGGACAAACGTGAACCCACAATACAAAATAGAAATGCAAGAAGAGCAACCGACAGGTGCAGTGGTCGGTGCATTCACAGCAACGGATGGAGATAGCAATATTGCTGGTTATGCCATTGTACCCCCAAGTCCTTACTTTACCATTGACAATGTGACCG GTATAGTACGAACGACGCAAGTAATTGACTATGAAGAAACAAAGCAACTAAGTTTCACAGTAGTAGCTTACGATTCCGGTGTACCTCAACTTTCTTCATCAGCGAAAGTTATCGTGACAATAATAAATGTCAACGATCAAGATCCTAAGTTTGATAAGGATTCTTACAGTATTACGATCAAAGAAAACTCACCACCTGGGACTCATGTCACTGTAGTGAAGGCTACGGATGGTGACGAAGGCTTATTTGGCCAGGTCAGCTACAGTTTAGTTGGTGATCATGCTGCAGATTTTAATATCG GTCATGAAACTGGTGAAATTACTGTCGGTAGTGCGACAGTTTTAGATCGTGAAATGACTCCGGAAATTACTATAAGGGTGATGGCTAGTGACGGGGCTCCGTTGAACACTAGAAGAACAGCATCTGTTCCAGTGCACATCAAACTTTTGGATGTTAATGATAACAGACCAATATTTTCGCAACATGCATACAGAGCATCTGTTGCTGAAAATTTGTCCGTCAATCCACCTGCTCCAATCTTACAG gTCAGAGCAGCAGATCCAGATGAGGGTGAAAACGGCGAGGTGTTTTACACTATAATAAAcggaaatgaaaacaattctTTTACACTGAACCCTGAAACTGGTATTTTGTATCCTGCAGCAGCTTTACTTGGTAGGGCAGGATCTTACAGGATTGAAGTTGAAGCTAGGGATGGCGCTGGACATGGGCCACACAGCGACCGATGCTACATAGATGTAAGAGTGATTCCAGTAAATCAGCATAAGCCAGAATTCATTATGCCTGAATTGCCGAATGCAACAGTCGAGGTGCCAGAG AATGCAGGTGTACCGAATTATCTAGTTATGACAGTAAAGGCATCAGACAGAGATCCTGGAGAAAATGGACGAGTCAGCTATCATCTCAAAGTTGGGAACAAGAATGTTCAGGAAACCGAAGAGTTTGCCATCGATCAAGAAACAGGCGAATTGAGAGCGAAAATTATCTTGGATCGAGAagtcaaaaacaaatttgaa CTTGTACTTGTGGCGGTGGACCATGGTAGCCCAACGACATACGAAACTTTACGACTTCTGACAGTGTTGTTGGTTGACACAAATGATAATGTGCCAGAGTTTTCTGGCgagaataattacaattttcaaataatggAGAATCGGCCAAAAGATTATTTGATTGGAAAAGTTGTGGCTGAAGATAAAGATGAAGGAAGACATGCGAGAGTctattattacattttatcaG GAAACGAAGGCAATTCTTTTTACATGGATAAATCTGATGGTAGCATTTATTCAAACAAATCGTttgacagagaaaaaaaagataactACCTGTTATCAATTCTTGCCGCAAACGATCCTGACATTTACGTCGGACCGCAAGATGCTGTTCACTTGATGACACATCCTGCATATGGGCATGCCAATGTAACCATAACTGTACTTGATGAAAATGACAATCCGCCAATATTTGAGCGAGAAAACTATTATGCAGGGATCAACTCCATGGCTAATATAAATGATTTTGTGGCAAAAGTTACGGCCTCAGATCCTGACTTAGGAGAGAATGGAACCCTATTTTATTACATTGCCAGTGCCAATCTGTACAAGTTTGGCTCTGAGAAACCAAGTGGATCAATTGTACCGAGTCCATTCAATGTTACGCAAGATGGAAAAGTAGTCGCAAGTGGATATATGGCTGAATATAATCAAGACAGATTCATTGTTGAAGTTATAGCTAAGGAAACAACTGCCCCAGAGAGATATGCACGAACAAGAGTACAC GTGTGGGTTTTCGAAGCAGCACAGCTGATCCGAGTAATTTTATCGAGACCTCCAGAGGAAGTTAATCGAGAGAAAGATGAAATTGTTACCCAATTATCAAACGCAACCCAGAGCAGAGTTGTTGTTGATGATATAAGATATCATGTCGATGCGTCCGGGCACATTCGTAGAGAATG GTGTGACATGTACTTGCATGTGGTGGATACATCACAAAGTATAGCTGCCGTTCCAGATGTCTTGAAAGTTATTGACGCCAAGTATGATTCCCTGCAAGAATACTACGCTGGTTTCGCGATTGAGAACGTTGTG CCCGCATATGTTGGAGTCCAAGAAGAACCATTCGATCCGGCATTAGCTGCTCTGATTGCTTTATTAGTAGTTTTAGTTGTCGGAGCAGTTACAGTAATTGTTGTTTGTTGCTGCTTGAGGCACTG GGTAATCACCGTACCAAATGACCTACGCAAAAAAGATGCTCTTATCAAGAAACAGATCATAGATGAATTGAATACCACTGAGAACCCATTATGGATAGAACA AAAACTGAAGTTGTACGAAGAACAGGAACTAACCATGCAAGTATTCAGCGAACCTGAGGGCGGATTGGGAACCGAAAGGCGGGGAAGTGGAGTTAGTGTAGGCATGGGGGATACATCCCAAGATAACACCTATGCAACTATTCAACATCCTCTTCCACCAAACAGGCATCGACCTACTACACCAGATTATACGACTTTACCTGGTAATCACAAT CTGTATGAGTCAGCAATGGGCTTCCAGGGCTCGACATTTCAACCAACGCCAACTCCTCAATTAACGTTAGATCGTGACGGACAACCACAGTTCGTATCAGGACTCATGTAA